In Girardinichthys multiradiatus isolate DD_20200921_A chromosome 10, DD_fGirMul_XY1, whole genome shotgun sequence, the sequence gttgtttttccttGCTTAATCCTGACAATAACCTCCAAAGGTGAAATGTTTCCTTATTTATGTAACATTGTTTTGAATGTGAATTGCAGTGCCAAAATATAAAAGACCttacaaaagaaaatgacaataaaggtttcaaatgcaaatttaaaactgttttgttaAGGTTCTCATGAGTTCTTTAAAATTAGACTAAAGAAGCTCCTAAACCCTGAAAGGTGTACGGGGGAGAGAGGACCCCTTCACTAACACTCAGCTGGGGGTGACCTGGGCAGGAGTTTTCCTCTTTAAAAGGATAGCAAACAGTTTGAACTACAGGATGAGGTGAAGAAACAGGTTTCAGAGCAATCTGAGTTTAATACGTCATTAACTGGTGAAAATGTGGGTGATAATCTAAACTACCTGTGAAAATTTGCTGGGCAAGACTGCCTGGAACCCATCATGTTCTAAAGATTTAcatatttaagacatttttatcGTGCCACCAAAACACATCTTTTATGGTTAGATTAGTCATATGGTCAATCGATGGGTGACAAATGGTGCTTAACCACCAAAATAATTTGAACTTTGTAAGTGCTGAGGTCTCTTCTGAATTTTGACCGAGATGATTCTCATGTTTCCCAATTTGTTCTCAGATTAAAGAGGCAGCGCCTGTTGCAAACCTCTGTGGGCGTTctctgctgtttcttcatgccaTTGGATTATTTTTAGCTTTGGAATTCCTTAGATCTGCAGTTTCAGCCTCACCTGTTCCAGTTTTTACTCAAGATTTCACATTAAAAGGAGGAAGTTTCTTAAGTTCAACACAGGAAACTTCTGCGAAACTCTGGATCCGTTCCCAGGTCAAAGAACCAACCTGCTGTTGTTGTTCTATtaaactatcagaaccagaacctctgTAATCCATCCAAACTGAaatcttgttttgtttctggtcACAAAGGTGTGGGTATGAAACAGCAGCTTTAATTCACAGTTTATCATGAACAACATGGTCATTATTTCCTAACACGTTACAGTACAACACACACCTGCAGCTGTCTGTGAGGCTGAAATTAAAACAGGAAGTCCAGACCCAGATACTGCGAATGTTTCagcttcacttcctgttttcagattAGGCTGTGTTCAGTTGCTGCACTCTGATTGGACAGCTGCTCTAAAAAACATTCTGAGGACAGATTTCATTAAAAGGTCCAAAGTCAGAATAAATTCCATCTGGGTAGACAGGATGATCAGAACCAGCAGAGATGTCAAACAGAATCTCTAAAGGTCAGAACGTCTCCTACATGTCCAGAGTTGCTCATAAACAAGAATCTGCTGGAAGGAACCAGCTCTGCTTATGGTTCTGATGCTGGTTCTGCAGCTTCAATTCACACTGCATTCAAGTTTTATCAGAACAAGAGTTGGAAGCTCAGACCAACCATCTACATTGATTGCATTTGGACTGAACCAAAGACTTCAAAGTTCTTGTTTCTGGTAACATTGGAAAACCAGGTGAAGTTCTAACATTTAAAGATTGTTCTGTGATGTTTCAACATGTAGATTTGACACAGACAGATTTGGACACTCTGTTCCATTGCAGGTTCCATCCAATTAGAGCATCTGTCTTTAATCAGCCAGCAGCTGGTTGAATACAAAACAGTTCAGTTTGGACCTTTAATGAAGCCTGGGCAGAGCTTCTAGTTGGTTCTGGACCAGAATACTGAACTCTGCTTGTTGTTCTAGAACCATGAGCCTGAACCCACTTCAGAGACTACATAGCATATGAATAAAGGTTCTGACAGCTCTCTGTCAGAACTTGTAGAACCGAGTTAAAACATATCAGCTGCTGTTCTGTAAACTTTTTCTTCCCTCTAAATCAAAATTCTGGTAgtacattataaaaacattataaaacgTGCTGGATTAAACATGGCTGCTGGACCTTCACTCAACACATCCTGAACTCTGCTGGTCCCTAAGAAGAACCAGTGTCCTCTGCATCTCTACCGATATTCCTGCAGCAGCTTCAGAATGGACGGAAACATAACCTGAGGAGCATCCAGCCCCCAGATGAAATCCAGATGTTCCCAGTGCTTGATGTGCTGATGGTAGACCAGGTTGGACACCTGcagtgagaaaatattttcaacatctCTGCCAACAAGGAACTTgcagaaaaacattatttaaaaccagaaaaaacCCTTAAGAAAACCACATCCATGTAGCCACTGAAGGTCCACAGCTAACTTTAAACAAATATACAACTGAGACCTTTACAGTGAAGAGATCTGTTAACCTGTGACTTTTATTCTGAAGAAGCAGCTGAGAGACCTGAAGCTTTTACGTTGAGAACCCAACACCAAGTGGCACTGTTGATCTGACCTGAGTGAGAAGAACAGCGATGTCTTTTGGGTCTGCTAAAGTATCATGTCCCCCAGAAAACAGGGCAGTGGGAACTTTCATGTCCTGGACCcgaaactctggaggagttgacTGAAGAGGGGACGCATAGAGGACAGGGGAAGGACAAATGTGAAGACATGTGGCGAGAGAAACACAAAATTAGAAACATGGAGCCAAGAACAACATCTGTTATCATACCCCAGTTAAACAAGGAGGTTTCCCAGTGCTTCCAGTTTCAAATTCACCTGGTTGTAGTGCCTTCTGTTTCCTTGTGGTCCAAAGTCAAATGCCATTAGTTTCCCTCTATGGACAGCCTGTAAACAGCAGACAAAACAGCAATCAATGACGTCATGAGAGAAACACTgtttatattcaattcaattcaattcaaagatactttattgatccccgaggggaaattagaattccagtacaacccatccaaacatacatcatgacacaagacaaatggggggacgggtcaccgaggctttgctgcccgctcacaggcgctgcccttgctagatgagaaaagaggccacattaggaaagtagaaggaaaaaaaaatcatatttcacactttatccttagcaggatacagtttgagattgcaaaaaacctcagcacaaagaagcaacaagtttacaaaacatcatgctgggaacgatggaggtggtgtgagggggtgcatatgtttatcttgagcatgtgtgtgtgtgtaagtgagtgtgtgcaagtaagtccatgaagcactgtcacagaggccattgtccttgatggttcgttggaatgttcatcaaccggccacaaagttctgagcaggtccacagatgtcctcagggaagggagggggcagagggagcagagcgtcatgtttccaggagaagttgaagataacaagccatcaaggccgtgcaggggagccagattcagaaaaacaataattatttgggttaggctgactcttaattttccgtcagccttgagaatCTCGCTGgttcttctcaaaggcgaatccaaatagacaaattcctggttttcgccagatccaagcgaacaactttctccaagatttatcccatttcacccctgagtccaggaaccgcaacccgcctgcgatcctaaggatcacatccagtctgcgattcagctcacgtaacatctcagtctgagtgttaatcgctctgaagatcccatcacacgtgccaggcagcctcacaattgccagaacagctgctgacattctccgaatttctcgatacaccaggtaaccgctgactccaaaaagcagaaatcctgatatcaaacatccaattatatacacatcttccacatcctcgactgacattatcaccagacacacaatcctccacttctgccaggagtccatcgtgtatccggagaaaaatgtcccaaccgggcaagtgggctctcccgacccctgtcttctcgtcgagaaaatttgatcaattgcattgagagaccagctgaccaaatccataatttggaaGAATTTAGAAGgtgtgcaaaaagaggccccaaaaaaagacaagacacagagctgaagcagggcagatatgggaggggtgcgggagacagagaaaaagcgtcctcctccaccgagagcaggaaaaagaGAATGAAGTCATCGACGTGCTGTAGGTCCAGTCAACCCTGCAGAAGAACTGAGTTCATAACTGCTGCCTCCATATGTTCAGTGTCTGTGGATTTTAAAGGTGAGTGATGGGGGCAAGGTTCAAATTGTTACAGTACCTGCGCCCAGTGGATCATGTTCTGGACAGAGGTCCCAGCAGGACAGTGAGTGGTGAAGACCGGAGTCCGAGTCTGGAACACACCAGGAAGTCTTCTTCAGTAAAACACCTGAACTTCAACACAAACTGGTAATGTTTTCTAATTTAAATCAGTCAGTTACAGGAACATCTGACAGAGCTTTAATCTGCCTGTAGAACAAAATAGAACAAAGTTCTGGTATTCTGGGTCAGCGGTACAGACCATGTTGAGGTTTTTCTCGTCAAAACCgcagaggatgaagaagaggttTCCACACAGCTTGTTCAGCAACGTCCTCGCACACACATGTTCAGCCAACCATTTGATGTACTGGCTCTGCGGCAGGAAGTCCCGCTTTCCAAACAGGTCCTGCAGGGGGCAGCAATGAGCACGACATCAATGGGTCTCAAGGAAAGGCAGAATAAGAATTTTCCGATaatgttattaaataatatgaatacaatattaaatattttcctgtaAAGCTGCTGGAATTCATcctgtttctgttctttttgaaaAGGCTAAAATTTGTAATACATCTCAGATTTCCACCAACAGATGGATCATCGCAACCTTGTGAGCACCAGTCCGCTGCCCTGCAAGCGGGTCCAGGAACTGATTCTTACCCAGATCAGAAAATCTGGCAGGACAGACAGTTTGGTCATGGGGCTGCCGGTGAATGCCACGGTCGCTACAGGAGCCAATCCAAAGAACAGCCGAATCTTACTGGCCAGCTCCGGCAGCGTGGAGAACGCTATGAATGCTGGGAAATAAGACGGGCGTTAGCCTGTACAGGAAGTCAGTATTTTACAGCAGACTGGGAGGAAGAGCAGTACTTGGTCTGGTACCTATGGTGGTTCCTTGGGAGTGTCCGACGTAGAAGATCTGCTCCTGACCCGTCACCTTCAAAATGTGGTTGACAACTGCAGGAAGATCCTTCAGAGCCATTTCATCATAGCTGCAGGCATTCAGAGAGGATGGTCAGAATAGTGGAAAACATCATGTCCCAAAACTACCTTATCCAGAAACATCAGACCAGAACCACCTGATCCAGAACCATCAGAGTGTGTGGAGGGTCAGAACCAGAAAAAACCCTATTATGATCCAGAATCAGCTGAACCGGAAcatactgttttaaaacaacttgAAACAGAACCATGTGACTTAGAACCACCTGTCCTTGAAAAACCTAAtccaaaatgatttttttcagaaCACTGTTCTCCAGAGCAACCTTATCCCAAAGAATCTAGAATCCTGTGTTCCATAACCACTTCATCCAGAACCCTCTGTTCCAGACCAATCTGATGCAGAATCACCTGATCCATAAACTGACTGCAGAAATACTCCCCAGGTTTGATACTGGAGGAGGCTGCAGCTCTAAGAAATTAACTTAAATGATCTAGAAATGTCCAGAaccatctgcagtaaatgtCTGGGTATGGTCTCTTCTAGAAATTAACGAATTATTTTCAGTCTGAAGGACTAATTGTTCCTGGAATTTCTAGATGTTTGAACTATTTTCTGAAAATAGATGTCTGAACATGAAGATATCTCAGCTGTAAGTTCTCACCTGAACCTCCAGAAATCCTCAAGGTCTGGGCTCAGAGTCTGATGTTTCCTGGACCAGGTGTTCCCCCGGCTGTTCCCGATCCACACGTCGTAGCCAGCATCTGCCAGCACGTAGCCCAGGCTGGAGTTAGGAAGGTTGGTGATCCAGTTACTGCCGGCAGCCAAGAGTCCATGCTGtaggaagactgctgacctcagaCCTGTCGAATGGACACCAGGACCAGTTGAAGTGATGGGTGGATAAAATCCCTATTCCCCATCAGCGTtttggtgtaaaaaaaaaaaaaacccagaatagAATGAGAATCCGACCTGCTGTGTGTTTGAGTCCATGAGGGATCCTGTTGACACTCAGGATGTAGCCGTCTTCTGTCAGAACCTCATGCTCCTCCGCAGGGTAACCCCATCTCTGAATGATCTCCGTCTGAGTGACAGAGGTTCACAAATTCAACAACCTGCAGAAAAATATCCCAACACAATGGCACACCTTCAGCCTGCTGCTCCTGTTATATGTCAAAAAGCCAAAACACACACTTGCAGGAGACAAAACTGCACGTGTGAGGCAGAGATCTGAGGAAAAAAACCCATTCCCTCTGACtttcagcagaaaacagaaatgaaagcGCCACCTGGTAGTAATGAAGATGTAACGTGTACTTACAATGTTCATGTTGACCTCAGGGTCCAGCCTTAAATGTGGTTGATCAGAGCGGCATTGACCACCAACGGTCCAGCCGCTGTGGAAGAGAGTGGAGAGAAACAATGTGCACACCCAGATGCACATGATTATCTGAAACAGAGAGTCAGATTGCTGCATTCAGGGACAAGGacaaaaatctgtaaaactTCTACACTTACAGCCTGTTTTATATCCTTTCTGTCCCATTTGATAGGCTGTATATTGGCCCATCATTGGTTTTACaacttttaaatttatttcagtttctgtAACCCAGATTCAGTCAGGAGCAGGACTGACAGCATacaagataataataataaagatacaatcagataaactttattatttattttgtggcattaggggcatttgtttttcatttttttgacagtagctagacaggaaagaggacaaagagagggggagacattcggcaaaggtcgccgggcCAAGAACTTGAACCTGAGACAGCCGCATGGACtttagcctctgcacatggtcgcaagcttaacccctccaccaccagtGCCGCCCCCTgattgtgtctttattattttttctcctggagccaggcctggggtcgggactcgtcggagagcgcctggtggccgggttgctcctcgcgggacccggccgggccaagcccgaatgagagacacgaggccatcccccagtgggcccaccacctgcagggggaaccgtgagggaccggtgcaaagaggattgggtggcggacgaaggtggagacctcagcggcccgatccccggatgcttaggctggctctagggacgtggaatgtcacctcgctgggggggaaggagcctgagcttgagcgggaggtcgagagatatcgactagaaatagtcgggctcgcctccacgcacagcgtgggctctggaacccatctccttgagaagggttggactctcttctactctggagtggcccacggagagaggcggtgggctggtgtgtgtttgcttgttgccccccagctcagccgtctcgtgttggggtttaccccagtggatgagagggtcgtatccctacgccttcgggttggggagaggtctctgactatcatttcagcctacgggccgaatggtagtgcagagtacccggtcttcttggcgtccctgtcgggggtgctggatagtgcccctcccggggactccattattctgctggggaacttcaacgcccacgtggggaacgacagtgacacctggagaggcgtgatcgggaggaatggcctcctcgatctgaatccgagtggtgttttgttattggacttctgtgctagtcacggattgtccataacgaataccatgttcaaacataagggtgtccatcagtgcacttggcaccaggacaccctaggcaggaggtcgatgattgactttgttgtcgtatcatcagaccttggGCCGCATgatttggacactcgggtgaagagaggggctgagctgtccactgatcaccacctggtggtgagttggatccgctggaggaggagaacgccggacagacttggcaggcccaagcgcatagtgagggtctgctgggaacgtctggcggagccctcggccagggatgtattcaactcccacctccgggagagcttcgaccagatcccgggggatgttggagacatagagtccgagtggaccatgttctccgcatctattgtcgatgctgctgcccgtagctgcggccgtaaggtctgcggtgcctgtcgtggcggcaatcccagaacccggtggtggacaccggcagtaagagatgctgtcaagctgaagaaggagtcctatcggctgtggttggcttgtgggactcctgaggtggctgacgggtaccgtgaggccaagcgtgctgcagcccgggctgtggcagaggcaaaaactcgggcctgggaggagttcggagaggccatggagaaggactaccggttggcctcgaagcgattctggcaaaccgtccggcgcctcaggagggggaagcagtgcttcgtcaacactgtttatagtgggggtgggagactgctgacctcgactgaggacattatcgggcggtggaaggagtacttcgaggatctcctcaatcctgccatcacgcattccgtgatggaaacagaggctggggactcggggttggactctttcatcacccaggctgaagtcaccgaggtggttaaaaagctccgcggtggcaaggcttcgggggtggatgagatctgccctgagtacctcaagtctctggatgttgtagggctgtcatggttgacacgcctctttaacattgcgtggcggtcggggacagtgcctctggactggcagactggggtttTGTTTCCCCATTCAttagaagggggaccggagggtgtgttccaccTACAGGGGGGTCACACTCCTCagtctccctggtaaggcctacgccagggtattggagaggagagtccggtcggtagtcgaacctcggcttcaggaggagcagtgtggttttcgtcccggccgtggaacactggaccagctctataccctctacagggtgctcgagggttcatgggagtttgcccaaccggttcacatgtgttttgtggacctggagaaggcatttgactgtgtccctcgtgatgccctgtgggggtgctccaggagtatggaatcgggggccctttattaggggccatccggtccctgtacgagcggagcaggagtttggtccgcattgccggcactaagtcggacctgttcccagtgcatgttggactctggcagggctgccctttgtcaccggtcctgttcataacttttatggacaggatttctagacgcagccaagggccagagggagtctggtttggggaccagtggatttcgtctcttctttttgcggatgacgtggtcctgctggccccctctagccaagacctacagcatacgctgtggcggttcgcagccgagtgtgaagcggctgggatgaggatcagctcctccaagtccgaggccatggtactcgaccggaaaagggtggcttgtcctcttcaggttggaggagagttcctgcctcaagtggaggggttaaagtatctcggggtcttgttcacgagtgagggaagaatggagcgtgagatcaacagacggatcggtgcggctgccacagtaatgggggcgctgtgccagtccgttgtggtgaagagagagttgagccgaaaagcaaagctctcaatttaccggttggtctacgttcctaccctcacctatggccatgaactttgggtcatgaccgaaagaacgagatcccggatacaagcagcggaaatgagcttcctccgtagggtggccgggcactcccttagagatagggtgaggagctcggccatccgggaggggctcggagtagagccgctggtcctccacatcgagaggagccagttgaggtggctcgggcatctataccggatgcctcctggacgccttccttgggaggtgttccaggcacgtcccaccgggaggaggcccaggggacggcccaggacatgctggagggattatgtctctcggctggcctgggaacgccttgggctccgcctggaggagctggaggaggtgtctggggagagggacgtctgggcgtctctgctgagtctgctgcccccgcgacccggtcccggataagcggaagacgacgagtaagAGTACGagtattttttctttatcttcttcACTCCAGTTTATCTTCTTGTATTCATAAAAAATTAGATTAGattcgtttttatttttttctttggttagGTTTTTGCTAAAACATTGAATGTTTTCTAACTTTAGAAATCCCGATCTTGTCTCTGATAATTTAggctttcattgttttttagCTCCAATatgactttttaacattactgcAATATTCTTCCTTTTTTAGCAGCCAAGTGTTTAATTTTCAATAGTCTTTGTAGTTTTATGGTTGAGGTGTGTTATTTGTACCTTTATTACAGTGTCATATCTTGCTACTGAACAGGATATTAACCAATAATCTATCAACAGATGTTCCTTGATCAtttggtttgttgttttgtccTCTCTATACAATACAGACCAatagtttggacacaccttctcattcaaagagttttctttattttcatgactatgaatattgtagcttcacgctgaaggcataaaaactatgaattaacacatgtggaattatatactgaacaaaaaagtgtgaaacaactgaaaatatgtcttatattctaggttcttcaaagtagccaccttttgctttgattactgttcCGCacgctcttggcattctgttgatgagcttcaagaggtagtcacctgaaatggttttcgcttcacaggtgtgccctgtcgggtttaataagtgggatttcaagccttataaatggggttgggaccatcagttgtatattgcaggaggtggatacagtacacagctgatagtcctactgaatagactgttagaatttgtattatggcaagaaaaaagcagctaagtgaagaataacgagtggccatcattactttaagaaatgaaggtcagtcagtccgaacaattgggaaaactttaaaagtgtccccaagtcCAGTTggaaaaaccatcaagcgctacaaagaaactggctcacatgaggaccgccccaggaaaggaagaccaagagtcacctctgctgcggacgataagttcatccgagtcaccagcctcagaagtcgcaggttaacagcagctcagattagagaactggtcaatgccacacagagttctagcagcagacacatctctagaacaactgttaagaggagactgtgtgaatcaggccttcatggtaaaatagctgctaggaaaccactgctgaggacaggcaacaagcagaagagacttgtttgggataaagaacacaaggaatggacattagaccagtggaaatctgtgctttggtctgatgagtccaagtttgagatctttggttccaaccaccgtgtctttgtgcggtgcagaagaggtgaacggatggactctacatgcctggttcccaccgtgaagcatggaggaggaggtgtgatggtgtgggggtgctttgctggtggcactgttggggatttattcaaaattgaaggcatactgaaccagcatggctaccacagcatcttgcagcggcatgctattccatccggtttgcgttaagttggaccatcatttatttttcaacaggacaatgaccccaaacacacctccaggctgtgtaagggctatttgaccaagaaggagagtgatgggttgctgcgccagatgacctggcctccacagtcaccggacctgagctggaccgcagagtgaaggcaaaagggccaacaagtgctaagcatctctgggaactccttaaagactgttggaaaaccatttcaggtgacgacctcttgaagctcatcaacagaataccaagagtgtgtggagcagtaatcaaagcaaaaggtggctactttgaagaacctagactataagacatattttcagttgtttcacacttttttgttcagtatattattccacatgtgttaattcatagttttgatgccttcagtgtgaagctacaatattcatagtcatgaaaataaagaaaactctttgaatgagaaggtgtgtccaaacctttggtctgtactgtatatcaatGAGCATGTTTCAGTTCATTAAAATCTGTTATATAATTTGGATGACTGTGATAATGTCTAGTAGGCATCTGTCTGACCACTCATCAGTTAAAGCCTCCTCCCATTAGTATGTGGTCTGTTGAATATTTGATTTCTAATACCTTGATAACATTTGTAATCTGATACAGTGTACACATTAAAATCAGAGATATTGACAAAtatcaaacattttcagttttaagaaTACATGCTTCCCAATGGCTATAAGCATCTGTAATATCATAAtttaagtttataaaaaaaGCTACTTTTATAACAGTAATTTAGTCCTGTCAGCATCACCAGTGTGCTACAAGATAGGGAACTTGAATCAAAAGTACAAACTTCTATAAGGGATATTAACACAGTAAATAAGTGTCACTTCTTTTTTAACCAACCTCAGAGTCTGACTTGAGGTAAGGAGAACATGGGAAATTGCACTGCACCTTCACTGATCTTGTAAACGTGAACCAAAACTACTTCTTTTGTCAATTATGTTAGTGGTTAATATTCCATTTGGGAATTTTACTGATGCCACCTTCTGCTTTGGAAGGGAACTGCTTGTTCCAGACTCGCACTCTGCTGGTGAGTTACGTCCCCTTGGGAACAACAATCATTTGGCTGGGGTGGTCGCAAAGGTGGCCAAAGAATAGCTTATGGTCACCCCTGGCCAGCCCCTAGCTCTGCCCCTGTCCCCACTGCTGAGACCAGATTTGACTTGTTGGAGTGTTGGATTTTTGccctttacaaaacaaaaaaaatagctTTGAGCCGTTCAGtcatattaaattaaatgaagaaatcaTTCCATATACTTTCtcctgattcaattcaattcaattcaaaaatactttattaatccaaaagggaaattaaatgttgttatagctcatattatgaaggtttcttcaaagagccgttgtagatgctgatggctgtgggcaggaaggatctcctgtagcgctccgtcttacagcagatctggagaagcctctgactgaagacactgttgttgtaggacagtctcatgaagaggatgctcagagttctccataatgttcttcattttatgaagaatccatctttgcacaatgatctccagaggttccagaggagtccccagaacagagccagccctctttatcagcttgttgagcttttgtaagtccctggctctgatgctgcttccccagcagatgatggcagataagagatcacactctccacaacagacttatagaagatatgcagcatct encodes:
- the lipf gene encoding gastric triacylglycerol lipase, with protein sequence MCIWVCTLFLSTLFHSGWTVGGQCRSDQPHLRLDPEVNMNITEIIQRWGYPAEEHEVLTEDGYILSVNRIPHGLKHTAGLRSAVFLQHGLLAAGSNWITNLPNSSLGYVLADAGYDVWIGNSRGNTWSRKHQTLSPDLEDFWRFSYDEMALKDLPAVVNHILKVTGQEQIFYVGHSQGTTIAFIAFSTLPELASKIRLFFGLAPVATVAFTGSPMTKLSVLPDFLIWDLFGKRDFLPQSQYIKWLAEHVCARTLLNKLCGNLFFILCGFDEKNLNMTRTPVFTTHCPAGTSVQNMIHWAQAVHRGKLMAFDFGPQGNRRHYNQSTPPEFRVQDMKVPTALFSGGHDTLADPKDIAVLLTQVSNLVYHQHIKHWEHLDFIWGLDAPQVMFPSILKLLQEYR